Proteins from a single region of Rhipicephalus sanguineus isolate Rsan-2018 chromosome 5, BIME_Rsan_1.4, whole genome shotgun sequence:
- the LOC119393579 gene encoding uncharacterized protein LOC119393579 isoform X2, producing MTFLDVNVRNPIVHQVKGDVYTSYDISIETNNSCFTMSRSTVRRRYSEFVHLKSLLKELQPSLTPPRLPSKTLMKRFDDKFIESRRAGLETFLRDVLTEPLYLSNKSLHLFIQTSLTMKEIEDVVKGAEGTCNPETKPPIVLALHDEVFDETGDSAYNSAAEEVVAEGSATAAPRGILRKTGSVTMLHSSKCCSGDGHCHLRIGSNICVCTPTLYPPSWDRSDDSGILQSLPCPLPSTSTPIPASDAAKDTGACDGCHSEGASPDLRARVSRLRTSASDSCLATIGSSLKKRVSFSSAVEIIDREKHGRRSVTLSPPVPTAFVDVKTLLSFCSSSTSEHTSSS from the exons ACTTTCTTGGATGTGAACGTGCGAAATCCCATCGTCCACCAAGTAAAAGGAGATGTCTACACGTCATATGACATTTCAATTGAG ACGAACAACAGCTGCTTCACAATGTCGCGGTCGACGGTTCGAAGGAGGTACTCGGAGTTCGTCCACCTGAAAAGCCTACTCAAGGAACTGCAGCCTTCCTT gACTCCACCCCGCCTTCCATCGAAGACGCTGATGAAAAGATTCGACGACAAGTTTATAGAAAGCCGACGTGCAGGCCTCGAGACTTTCCTTCGAGA CGTTCTGACAGAGCCGCTCTACCTTTCCAACAAGAGCCTGCACCTCTTCATCCAGACCAGTTTGACCATGAAGGAAATCGAAGACGTCGTCAAAGGTGCAGAAGGCACCTGCAACCCGGAGACTAAACCGCCCATAGTGCTCGCGCTCCATGACGAAGTCTTTGACGAGACTGG TGACAGTGCGTACAATTCCGCGGCCGAGGAAGTCGTCGCGGaaggcagcgccacggctgcaccgcgaGGAATCCTCCGCAAGACTGGTAGCGTCACCATGCTCCACAGTTCCAAGTGCTGCAGCGGTGACGGCCACTGCCATCTTCGCATCGGCTCCAACATCTGCGTCTGCACGCCGACGCTCTATCCACCATCTTGGGACAGGAGCGACGACAGCGGCATTCTACAGAGCCTGCCCTGTCCACTGCCCAGTACTAGCACGCCCATTCCGGCTTCGGATGCCGCCAAGGACACCGGCGCCTGTGACGGCTGCCACAGCGAAGGCGCCAGCCCCGACCTTCGTGCCAGGGTCTCGAGGCTGCGCACGAGTGCCAGCGATTCGTGCCTGGCGACAATAGGCAGCAGCTTGAAGAAGCGCGTCTCATTCTCGAGCGCCGTCGAAATCATCGACAGGGAGAAACACGGACGTCGCAGCGTGACGCTGTCGCCGCCGGTTCCTACCGCCTTCGTGGACGTCAAGACACTCCTTTCTTTTTGCTCCTCTTCGACTAGCGAACACACGTCTAGTTCCTGA
- the LOC119393579 gene encoding uncharacterized protein LOC119393579 isoform X1, translated as MHLTGAPRLCEVSTAESTRRRKGILKPPRRSSNDLSDDSSNSSILSISDDASLSSRSGSEAYDSSSAILYDRQTFLDVNVRNPIVHQVKGDVYTSYDISIETNNSCFTMSRSTVRRRYSEFVHLKSLLKELQPSLTPPRLPSKTLMKRFDDKFIESRRAGLETFLRDVLTEPLYLSNKSLHLFIQTSLTMKEIEDVVKGAEGTCNPETKPPIVLALHDEVFDETGDSAYNSAAEEVVAEGSATAAPRGILRKTGSVTMLHSSKCCSGDGHCHLRIGSNICVCTPTLYPPSWDRSDDSGILQSLPCPLPSTSTPIPASDAAKDTGACDGCHSEGASPDLRARVSRLRTSASDSCLATIGSSLKKRVSFSSAVEIIDREKHGRRSVTLSPPVPTAFVDVKTLLSFCSSSTSEHTSSS; from the exons ATGCACTTAACAGGAGCACCCCGCCTGTGCGAAGTTTCGACGGCCGAGTCCACTAGACGCCGCAAGGGCATCCTCAAGCCGCCGCGCCGTTCGTCGAACGACCTCAGCGACGACAGCAGCAACAGTAGCATTCTTAGCATCAGCGACGATGCCAGCCTCTCGTCCAGAAGCGGGAGCGAGGCGTACGATTCGTCCAGCGCCATACTTTACGACAGACAG ACTTTCTTGGATGTGAACGTGCGAAATCCCATCGTCCACCAAGTAAAAGGAGATGTCTACACGTCATATGACATTTCAATTGAG ACGAACAACAGCTGCTTCACAATGTCGCGGTCGACGGTTCGAAGGAGGTACTCGGAGTTCGTCCACCTGAAAAGCCTACTCAAGGAACTGCAGCCTTCCTT gACTCCACCCCGCCTTCCATCGAAGACGCTGATGAAAAGATTCGACGACAAGTTTATAGAAAGCCGACGTGCAGGCCTCGAGACTTTCCTTCGAGA CGTTCTGACAGAGCCGCTCTACCTTTCCAACAAGAGCCTGCACCTCTTCATCCAGACCAGTTTGACCATGAAGGAAATCGAAGACGTCGTCAAAGGTGCAGAAGGCACCTGCAACCCGGAGACTAAACCGCCCATAGTGCTCGCGCTCCATGACGAAGTCTTTGACGAGACTGG TGACAGTGCGTACAATTCCGCGGCCGAGGAAGTCGTCGCGGaaggcagcgccacggctgcaccgcgaGGAATCCTCCGCAAGACTGGTAGCGTCACCATGCTCCACAGTTCCAAGTGCTGCAGCGGTGACGGCCACTGCCATCTTCGCATCGGCTCCAACATCTGCGTCTGCACGCCGACGCTCTATCCACCATCTTGGGACAGGAGCGACGACAGCGGCATTCTACAGAGCCTGCCCTGTCCACTGCCCAGTACTAGCACGCCCATTCCGGCTTCGGATGCCGCCAAGGACACCGGCGCCTGTGACGGCTGCCACAGCGAAGGCGCCAGCCCCGACCTTCGTGCCAGGGTCTCGAGGCTGCGCACGAGTGCCAGCGATTCGTGCCTGGCGACAATAGGCAGCAGCTTGAAGAAGCGCGTCTCATTCTCGAGCGCCGTCGAAATCATCGACAGGGAGAAACACGGACGTCGCAGCGTGACGCTGTCGCCGCCGGTTCCTACCGCCTTCGTGGACGTCAAGACACTCCTTTCTTTTTGCTCCTCTTCGACTAGCGAACACACGTCTAGTTCCTGA
- the LOC119393578 gene encoding LOW QUALITY PROTEIN: phosphopantothenate--cysteine ligase-like (The sequence of the model RefSeq protein was modified relative to this genomic sequence to represent the inferred CDS: deleted 1 base in 1 codon): MASNETEQWDAFFLRDQPPADYDEQKRRIDEFCSAFADTDERVVLITSGGTAVPLEHNTVRFVDNFSAGTRGSASAEYFLDQGYAVLFLFRSTSLQPFVRRFKPGELLSYLHFASGDDSCIQVCADAVPKVRPILEGYQRAMAEGTGRPRLLQVSFTSLTDYLFLLKACAVALRPLGSRALLYLAAAVSDFYVPPENMPEHKIHSDAGPLQLRLHLVPKMLKPLICCWNPAAYVVSFKLETDENILLDKARRALATYKHKLVIGNELHSRKHRVVFVTSDDHEVINLTPEQVAAGVEIEQIIVEKLLKRHTEHIRNSPARRFSSTVSITGESVSDSTLP; encoded by the exons ATGGCATCGAACGAGACCGAGCAGTGGGACGCCTTTTTTTTGCGCGACCAA CCACCGGCAGATTACGACGAACAGAAAAGACGCATCGATGAGTTCTGTTCCGCGTTTGCGGACACCGACGAGCGCGTTGTGCTGATCACG TCTGGAGGAACAGCCGTGCCCCTCGAACACAACACTGTACGGTTTGTTGACAATTTTAGCGCGGGAACCAGAGGCTCTGCATCAGCTGA GTACTTTCTGGATCAAGGCTACGCTGTGCTGTTTCTGTTCCGATCAACAAGTCTGCAGCCATTTGTCAGACGCTTCAAGCCTGGCGAACTGCTCAGCTACCTCCATTTCGCATCTGGCGATGACAGCTGCATTCAAG TGTGTGCAGATGCAGTTCCCAAGGTGCGGCCCATCCTCGAAGGTTACCAGCGGGCCATGGCAGAGGGCACTGGCAGGCCGCGCCTCCTGCAGGTCTCCTTCACCTCCCTGACCGACTACCTGTTCCTGCTGAAAGCGTGTGCTGTTGCCCTGCGCCCCTTGGGAAGCCGTGCTCTGCTGTACCTGGCCGCTGCTGTTTCGGACTTCTATGTGCCACCAGAAAACATG CCCGAGCACAAGATCCATTCCGATGCAGGCCCACTGCAGTTGCGGCTACATCTGGTTCCCAAGATGCTGAAGCCACTCATTTGCTGTTGGAATCCTGCAGCCTATGTCGTCTCTTTCAAG CTGGAGACGGATGAAAACATCCTCTTGGACAAAGCAAGAAGAGCGTTGGCTACCTACAAGCACAAG CTCGTGATCGGCAACGAGCTGCACAGCCGCAAGCACAGAGTCGTCTTTGTGACCAGCGACGATCACGAGGTCATTAACCTTACACCCGAGCAAGTGGCAGCTGGCGTGGAAATCGAGCAGATTATTGTCGAGAAGCTCCTCAAGCGTCACACTGAGCACATACGCAACAGCCCAGCAAGACGTTTCAGCTCCACCGTCAGCATCACTGGAGAAAGCGTTAGTGACAGCACACTGCCCTAG